GATGAACACCTCGCCGGTGATGTCGCCCCAGGGAGCGTCCTCGTCGAGGGCAGTGCGCAGCGCGGAATCGATGGTCGCAGCGGTCAGCATGCGGTGGCCTCCTGAAGCAGAGCGGTGGGCTTAGCGAGCGTGGTGTCGGTGCGCGTGTTGGTGCGAGCGTCGGTGCGGGTATGTGCGCCGAGGCTGTGCTCCCGGGCCAGCGCATGCCGAGCCATGTGCTCGGCGATGAGCGCGAGGTTCGCGGTCTCGAACGCCTCGACGTTGGTCGCAGAAGGGGCGGTGTTGCGGGCACCGTCGCCGAGGCGGTCGAGCAGGGTCCGCAGACCCTTGGCCGTGCGCTCGACCCCCAGATGAGCCCAGGTCAGAGCCTGCAATTCGGTCCGTGTCAGTGCCGTCTGATGGAATGAACCGAACTGGGGGAGTGGGAGCTCATGGTCCATGGAATCGGAATCCTCGAAGTCGAGGTCCGGCAGTGCGTCGATCGCTGCGACGGCGCGGGTGGCGAAGACTGCGCCCTCGAGCAGGGAGTTCGAGGCCAGCCGGTTGGCGCCGTGCACTCCGGTGCACGCGACCTCGCCGATGGCGAAGAGCCTTTCGACGTTCGTGCGACCATCGCGATCCGCAGCCACCCCGCCCATGAAGTAGTGGGCGGCGGGAGTGACGGGAATGAGATCCCGGGACAGATCGAGGCCATGCGCGGCCAGTCCTGCGGTGATGCTCGGGAACCTGGCCGCCACATCCGGGATGGCCCGCGCATCGAGGAAGCAGGGACGTCCGTCCTGAGCTGCCTGGCGGCGATGCAGGGCAAGAGCTACGACATCTCGGGAGGCGAGCTCGGCACGATCGTCGACCCCACACATGAACCGGCGACCCCGCTCATCGAGCAGCAGTGCGCCGGCCCCGCGAACGGCCTCGGAGATGAGGAAGCCGTGACCAGAAAGGGTGGTGGGATGGAACTGGAAGAACTCGAGATCAGCGACTTCGGCACCGGCGCGGATGGCGGCGGCCAGACCGTCTCCGGTCGCGGCAGCCGGGTTCGTCGTGTGCGCGAAGACCTGCCCGGCCCCGCCGGTGGCCAGCACTATCGCATCGGCGCTCAGGGTCTTGGCAATTCCATTACTGAGCACAGTGATTCCCGTGGCTCGAACCGCTCGGGATTCGTCGTCACTGGTGAGGATGTCGACGAACATCGTGTCTTCGAGCAGAGTGACGCGACCTGCGGCAACTTCGGCGCGCAGCTTCTCCGCCAGCGCGGTGCTGATCGCCCGACCGGTCGCATCGCCTCCGGAATGGAAGATGCGCGGAAATGAATGCGCCCCCTCCATTCCGCGGGCCCAGACCCCGGTCGCATCGGTGTCGAAGTCCACCCCCGCCTCGGCGAGGGAGACGATCGCGTCCCCACTTGCCTCGCACAGAATGCGCACGGACTCTGGGTCACAGTGCCCGGCACCTGCCGTGAGCGTATCGGAGACATGGGAGGCGACCGTGTCATCGGGGCCGATGACACCGGCGATGCCGCCCTGCGCCCATTCGGTATTCGACTCGCCGAGGCGGTCCTTCGTCACGAGAGTGACCGTGTGGCGGCCGGACAGGCGCAGTGCCGTGGTCAGCCCCGCGATACCGGAGCCTGCGACGATGACGCGGCTCATCAGGTGCGCGGCCTTGCGGTGAGCATCCGCTCCAGGGACACACGTGCGGGATCGGCCACCTCGGCGTCGACTGAGATCTGGTTGACGACCTGACCGTCGATGAGGGATTCGAGGACCCATGCGATATAGCCGGGATGGATGCGGTACATCGTCGAGCACGGGCAGATGACGGGATCGAGGCAGAAGATCTCGTGCTGCGGGTGCTCGGCAGCCAGCCGCTGGACGAGGTTGATCTCGGTGCCGATGGCGAACGTGGTCGGTTCGGCGGCCTCGGCGATTGCCTTCGTGATGTACGCGGTCGACCCGGACTCATCGGCGGCTTCGACGGTCTTACGCGGACATTCGGGGTGGACGATGACGCGCACGTCCGGGTGGTCGGCGCGGGCCTTGTCGATCTGAGCGGGGGTGAAGCGTTTGTGCACGGAGCAGAAGCCCTGCCACAGGATGACACGGGCATCGGTCAGCGTCTGCTCGTCGTTGTTGCCTAGCGGTCGTGCGGGATTCCACAACGGCATTTCGTCGAGTCCGATGCCCATGTTCACCGCAGTGTTGCGACCGAGGTGCTGGTCGGGAAAGAACAGGACCCGCTGCCCTCGTTCGAACGCCCATTCCAGGACCACCTCGGCGTTCGACGAGGTGCACACGATTCCACCGTTGCGACCGCAGAAGCCTTTGATCGCGGCCGAGGAATTCATGTACGTGACGGGGATGACCGGGACGCGACCGTCGGCGTCGGGTTCGGTGCCGAAGATCTCCGCGAGCTGCTCCCAGCAGTCCTCGACCTGATCGATGCTGGCCATATCAGCCATCGAACAGCCAGCGGCGAGGTTGGGCAGAATGACCGACTGCTCCGGTTTCGACAGCAGGTCGGCGGTCTCTGCCATGAAGTGGACGCCGCAGAAGACGATCGCCTCGGCCTCCGGATGGTTCTGGGCGGCCCGGGCGAGCATGAACGAGTCGCCGATGTAGTCGGCGTGTTCGACGACCTCGACCCGCTGGTAGTGGTGGCCGAGCATGACGACGCGATCGCCGAGGGTGGCCTTGGCGGCACGGATGCGGGCATCGAGCTCCTCCGGCGATGCCTGCTTGTATTCGTCGGGAATGTCGCCCTGACGTGGGGCGGCGACCGGAATCGGGTCGGCCATCGAGGAGCCGGGGCCGTAGCCGGGTCGTTCGTCGACGTCCCATGGGGCATCGAGCAGCTCCGTCGTGCACATGTCGTCGTTCGCGCCCGAGGCAGAGATGTCTTTGAGGGTGAGTTCGATCGAAGCTGTCGTGGTCATCATCGTCCTTCGCTCGGTGGGCGGCGCCCGTTCCTGAGGTGCTTCACCGATGGTGCGAGCCGCCCGAAATCTTTTGCGCATTCGTGCGTTTATTTCTTTGCGCAGATTTGAGCTTAATCCTGTGGGCGGGCAATGTACAACTCTCTTAACGCGAGCGCGGCGTCGGAAGTGATCAATGTGCAGACTGCGAGCGGTGGGAGGGCGGTGCTGCAGCCCAGGTCGTATCGCTGTCGATGGCTCTGCGCCGGAGGATGCAATAGGCTGTGGTCTGGCTCGCAATCCGAGTCGATGCGCGCTGCGGTGGGCGCCCCCGTGAGAGACACCGAGGCTTCGGACCGGAGCATCGATCTCGCCCCGCCCGCGCCGGCACCGACGACATCGCATATCCGAAGGATTCTCATGCCCGAAGCGGCACAAACGAACCAGTTCACGTCTACCTCCAGTACCACCCCAGCCGACAACGCGACTGGCGGCGGCAATGCCACGGCGGGTATCGCCTCGGCGGAACAGCCGGCCCCGTATGGCGGTCCGGTTTCGGCACACGCGGCGCCGCCCCGGCGAATCCGGACCCTCGACCTCATCAAGGCCAAGGCGGAAGGCCGGCGGTGGGCGATGCTGACCAGCTACGACCAGTACACGGCGGCCCTGTTCGAGCAGGCCGGCGTCGAGGCCCTGCTTATCGGCGATTCGGCGGCGAACAACGTCTACGGCCACGCGACCACCCTGCCGGTCACCGTCGATGAGCTCATCCCTCTTGCTCGAGCTGTCTCCTCAGCCACGAGCCGCGCACTCATCGTCGCCGACCTGCCCTTCGGCAGCTACGAGGTCTCCGACGAGCAGGCTGTGGCCACGGCCGTGCGCTTCATGAAGGAATCAGGAGTCCACGCGGTCAAACTCGAAGGCGGGGCACGGATGGCCGCCCGGATCAAGGCGATCACGACGGCGGGCATCCCCGTCATGGCGCACATCGGCTTCACTCCGCAGGCCGAGCACAACCTCGGCGGCTACAAGGTCCAGGGCCGCGGCGAAGCAGGGGAGGC
Above is a window of Brevibacterium siliguriense DNA encoding:
- the nadA gene encoding quinolinate synthase NadA, producing MTTTASIELTLKDISASGANDDMCTTELLDAPWDVDERPGYGPGSSMADPIPVAAPRQGDIPDEYKQASPEELDARIRAAKATLGDRVVMLGHHYQRVEVVEHADYIGDSFMLARAAQNHPEAEAIVFCGVHFMAETADLLSKPEQSVILPNLAAGCSMADMASIDQVEDCWEQLAEIFGTEPDADGRVPVIPVTYMNSSAAIKGFCGRNGGIVCTSSNAEVVLEWAFERGQRVLFFPDQHLGRNTAVNMGIGLDEMPLWNPARPLGNNDEQTLTDARVILWQGFCSVHKRFTPAQIDKARADHPDVRVIVHPECPRKTVEAADESGSTAYITKAIAEAAEPTTFAIGTEINLVQRLAAEHPQHEIFCLDPVICPCSTMYRIHPGYIAWVLESLIDGQVVNQISVDAEVADPARVSLERMLTARPRT
- the nadB gene encoding L-aspartate oxidase, producing the protein MSRVIVAGSGIAGLTTALRLSGRHTVTLVTKDRLGESNTEWAQGGIAGVIGPDDTVASHVSDTLTAGAGHCDPESVRILCEASGDAIVSLAEAGVDFDTDATGVWARGMEGAHSFPRIFHSGGDATGRAISTALAEKLRAEVAAGRVTLLEDTMFVDILTSDDESRAVRATGITVLSNGIAKTLSADAIVLATGGAGQVFAHTTNPAAATGDGLAAAIRAGAEVADLEFFQFHPTTLSGHGFLISEAVRGAGALLLDERGRRFMCGVDDRAELASRDVVALALHRRQAAQDGRPCFLDARAIPDVAARFPSITAGLAAHGLDLSRDLIPVTPAAHYFMGGVAADRDGRTNVERLFAIGEVACTGVHGANRLASNSLLEGAVFATRAVAAIDALPDLDFEDSDSMDHELPLPQFGSFHQTALTRTELQALTWAHLGVERTAKGLRTLLDRLGDGARNTAPSATNVEAFETANLALIAEHMARHALAREHSLGAHTRTDARTNTRTDTTLAKPTALLQEATAC
- the panB gene encoding 3-methyl-2-oxobutanoate hydroxymethyltransferase gives rise to the protein MPEAAQTNQFTSTSSTTPADNATGGGNATAGIASAEQPAPYGGPVSAHAAPPRRIRTLDLIKAKAEGRRWAMLTSYDQYTAALFEQAGVEALLIGDSAANNVYGHATTLPVTVDELIPLARAVSSATSRALIVADLPFGSYEVSDEQAVATAVRFMKESGVHAVKLEGGARMAARIKAITTAGIPVMAHIGFTPQAEHNLGGYKVQGRGEAGEALLDDARAVAEAGAFSVVMEMVPSGLAGQVTAELTIPTVGIGAGADCDAQVLVWQDMAGLRTGRAPRFVKRYADLHSVLTEAVGTYVEEVKSGAFPEPERSFD